One part of the Drosophila teissieri strain GT53w chromosome 3R, Prin_Dtei_1.1, whole genome shotgun sequence genome encodes these proteins:
- the LOC122620446 gene encoding ruvB-like helicase 1, translating into MKIEEVKSTVRTQRIAAHSHVKGLGLDEVGAAVHSAAGLVGQKAAREAAGIVVDLIKSKKMAGRALLLAGPPGTGKTAIALAIAQELGNKVPFCPMVGSEVFSNEIKKTEVLMENFRRSIGLRIRETKEVYEGEVTELTPVETENPMGGYGKTISNVVIGLKTAKGTKQLKLDPSIFDALQKEKVEVGDVIYIEANSGAVKRQGRSDTFATEFDLETEEYVPLPKGDVHKKKEVIQDVTLHDLDVANARPQGGQDVLSMMGQLMKPKKTEITDKLRMEINKVVNKYIDQGIAELVPGVLFIDEIHMLDLETFTYLHKSLESPIAPIVIFATNRGRCVIRGTTDIVSPHGIPLDLLDRLLIIRTLLYSTADMEQIIKLRAQTEGLQLEENAFARLSEIGTSSTLRYAVQLLTPAHQMCKVNGRNQISKEDIEDVHSLFLDAKRSSKHLSEKNNKFML; encoded by the exons ATGAAGATCGAGGAAGTCAAGAGCACCGTGCGCACCCAGCGCATCGCAGCCCACAGCCACGTGAAGGGATTGGGTCTGGACGAGGTGGGAGCCGCCGTGCACAGTGCAGCCGGATTGGTGGGTCAGAAGGCGGCTCGCGAGGCTGCCGGCATTGTGGTGGACCTCATCAAATCGAAGAAGATGGCCGGAAGAGCTCTTCTGCTGGCCGGGCCACCGGGCACTGGCAAAACCGCCATTGCTCTGGCCATTGCCCAGGAGCTGGGCAACAAGGTGCCCTTCTGTCCCATGGTCGGATCGGAGGTATTCAGCAATGAGATCAAGAAGACCGAGGTGCTGATGGAGAACTTCCGGCGCTCCATTGGTCTCCGCATCCGTGAGACCAAGGAGGTGTACGAGGGCGAGGTTACGGAACTCACTCCCGTGGAAACCGAGAATCCCATGGGCGGCTATGGCAAGACCATCAGCAATGTGGTCATCGGCTTGAAGACAGCCAAGGGAACCAAACAACTCAAACTGGATCCCAGCATTTTTGATGCCTTGCAAAAGGAGAAGGTGGAGGTGGGCGATGTCATCTACATAGAGGCCAACAGTGGTGCCGTGAAGCGTCAGGGTCGCAGCGACACCTTTGCTACAGAGTTTGATCTCGAAACCGAGGAGTATGTGCCGCTGCCCAAGGGCGATGTGCACAAGAAGAAGGAGGTTATCCAGGATGTTACTCTGCACGATCTGGATGTGGCCAATGCTCGTCCACAGGGCGGCCAGGATGTGCTCTCCATGATGGGCCAACTCATGAAGccgaaaaaaactgaaatcaCTG ACAAACTACGCATGGAGATCAACAAGGTGGTAAACAAGTACATTGACCAGGGCATAGCCGAACTGGTTCCCGGAGTCCTCTTCATCGACGAGATTCACATGCTCGATCTGGAGACCTTTACCTACCTACACAAGTCGCTGGAATCTCCCATTGCCCCAATTGTGATTTTTGCCACCAATCGCGGACGCTGTGTTATTCG TGGCACCACCGACATAGTTTCGCCGCACGGAATTCCGCTGGATCTGCTCGATCGTTTGCTGATCATCCGCACACTCCTCTACTCCACTGCCGACATGGAGCAGATTATCAAGCTGCGCGCCCAGACCGAGGGactgcagctggaggagaacgCCTTCGCACGCCTCAGCGAGATTGGAACCAGCTCCACGCTGCGCTACGCCGTCCAGCTGCTGACCCCGGCCCATCAGATGTGCAAGGTGAACGGACGCAACCAGATCAGCAAGGAGGATATCGAGGATGTGCACTCGCTCTTCCTTGACGCCAAGCGCTCCTCGAAGCATTTGTCCGAAAAGAACAATAAGTTTATGTTGTAA
- the LOC122621166 gene encoding uncharacterized protein LOC122621166: MDDKIILNDFSLTTLKDWLRILGQNTEGTKTELIARLQDIPTAVRGDCPPEHPQKNAPPGNDIFSSLDFQNCEINTDHVSVNAMNRKESTETGSERETNMFELQQLRAELAEAKAMLNGTRSSSQFQEQQQPEQSKATVSSVIQTAQFTQAGATKENTTFHSPQRSNERAESQRFPVDALALAKETITDYDGKTCARAWITVVKNIARTFNIDDNHLRILLITKLKGNAQVWLHAHPARLIEPIDNLLDQLSLTFGEQSSKAEIRRKFESRKWKTEENFCSYYDEKMALSNGINIDDDELLDQMIEGIPLQNFRTQARIQCFSTPSEMLRAFSNIRLPARREPPVQPTDYKDAIRCANCNSRGHKADICKKPKREPGSCYSCGQLGHLVAQCPTRKSVSTNNYNAS; encoded by the exons ATGGACGATAAAATCATCCTGAACGACTTTTCGCTGACAACCCTAAAAGATTGGCTACGTATTCTGGGCCAAAATACGGAGGGCACAAAAACCGAATTAATCGCGAGGCTGCAAGACATCCCAACGGCAGTTCGGGGCGATTGTCCACCGGAGCACCCCCAGAAAAACGCTCCACCAGGAAACGACATTTTTTCTTCACTGGATTTTCAGAATTGTGAAATTAACACCGATCACGTAAGTGTGAATGCAATGAACAGAAAAGAATCAACCGAAACTGGCAGTGAGAGGGAGACAAACATGTTCGAGCTACAGCAACTACGCGCAGAGCTAGCAGAAGCGAAGGCAATGCTTAACGGAACACGATCGAGCTCGCAGttccaagaacaacaacaaccagagcAAAGCAAGGCTACAGTTAGTTCCGTTATCCAGACGGCGCAGTTTACGCAGGCTGGCGCCACGAAAGAGAACACAACATTTCACTCGCCGCAGCGATCCAACgagagagcggagagccaGCGTTTTCCAGTTGATGCTCTCGCTCTCGCCAAAGAGACGATAACCGATTACGATGGGAAAACTTGCGCGCGTGCCTGGATAACAGTGGTCAAAAATATCGCACGCACTTTCAACATCGATGACAACCATTTACGCATCTTACTCATCACTAAACTTAAAGGAAACGCGCAAGTCTGGTTACATGCGCACCCTGCTCGATTGATCGAACCAATTGACAATTTGCTTGATCAACTGTCATTGACTTTTGGCGAGCAATCATCCAAGGCTGAGATCCGGCGAAAATTCGAGAGTCGCAAGTGGAAAACCGAGGAGAATTTCTGCAGTTATTACGACGAGAAGATGGCTCTCTCAAACGGGATAAACATCGACGACGACGAACTACTGGATCAGATGATAGAGGGCATACCGCTGCAAAATTTCCGTACCCAAGCACGGATTCAATGCTTCTCTACTCCGTCGGAGATGCTACGCGCATTTTCGAACATCCGTTTGCCAGCTCGGAGGGAGCCACCTGTACAGCCAACCGACTACAAAGATGCCATACGATGCGCAAACTGTAATTCAAGAGGACACAAAGCTGACATCTGCAAGAAGCCCAAACGTGAACCAGGTTCGTGCTACTCCTGTGGACAACTTGGACACCTGGTGGCACAATGTCCCACAAGGAAGAGCGTTTCAACTAATAATTAT AATGCCTCATAG